AACAAAGGGGTAGAAATGGGATTGGGCCAATATGTTCTTCTTCTGTTGTCTAAGAGTTGATAGACAGCTTTTAGGTGCTTTATTGGCAGCGCACACCCTCTGGTTACAGTACATTAATCACACAACCTAACCCTGCACTTACCCCCTCTGGCACatctacgccagaaaacagcacttgcaagttgagctgcgccgatccgacacaatctcgcctcatgttcacgctcacgcgagagtgacaaaatgctttacggtaattcaaaaacaatattatggactttataagacaattttaaaaattacccacctccatcgagatttcttgtactgtatttgcaaagttACTGCGCTGGttagcgttgtagtcgttgtagtccagagctgcactTGGAGTATTCATTAAGTATATATttagtgtgattcactgaaggaacctgtagggggagcttcgcaaatcttactgagttccgctttaaagaAGATACCTTTTTACagttccctttcaaaggctACACTCTAAGCTGCGCTTTATTCAGCACTATGGGAACTTCTTTCAGTCGTGACCAGCtgtgaatatatgtgtaaaaaaaaagtcaatgaaaTTGACCTATATTTATAGCCTTGCGTGACGTCATTGGAATGCGTCGTAGCGAGGCTATAATTAGATGATCCACCTGTGCATCAGCAGGTCTTTTGTCTTCAGAGAccatactgtgtgtgtgtgtagcagcTCTGCTCAACTTTTTCCTTCCTTCATTACTTTGTTAGGAGTTAGATTTGACAGGCAGTGCGCAGAACTTTCTCTTCCTTTGTTCCTTTTTCAACTCTGTCTGACAAGTGAAAAGTGAACACgcatatatgatatatattatatttgagAGAAAGTTATCGCTGAACAAAGCAAACGGTGTGTGTCTCCGTGTTCGCGGTCCATCTCCGAATCAGACACACACCAGTATTGTTTCATTTGTTTGGGGAAGAGCACGCTGCCCTTGCGTTGTGTGATCGTGGGGCTCACGTGGCGATCTAGCTGAGGAGCGAGAGACAGGGTTATACTTattgctctcactctctctcgcAATGTCTTTTACCGAGACCAAAGCGTGCTCCGGAGCTTCTTCGGCTTGGGCAGAGGACAATTAAGTGTTTTCCATTGGAATGGAATATGAGTTTGTCCGTCTAATTAATGTGTACGTGTAATTaacccaaaaattacaattttgctGAGAATGTACTCACCCTTAGGCCATCAAAGATGTACAACTCTAAGTCTGAACAGATTTGGAGAAATTTAGCATTACATCACTTATATTATATTCTTTTACAAACACACAGCTTTTCACTTCACAAGACATTAATTGATGGCCTGGAATTGGTGGATTATTTGTGAATTAATGTGATGTTTTTATCAGCTGTTTGGACTATCATTCACCCATTCATGGCAGAGGATCCTTTGGTGAGCAAGTCATGTAATGCTAAATTTCTCTCAAACTATTCCGATAAAGAAAAAAACTCaactacatcttggatgacctgagggtgagtacattttcagcaaatgttcattttttgggtaaactattcttttaaaataaatgactaaTTGTTTTCTAATTAGTAAAAGCAAGGATTACAAAGAGTTAATTCAAGCAGAATTCCAAACATGCAGCTCTTTTGCATACAGTAACAATTAGGGGGTGTAACAATTCAAAAAACTGACGGTTCATACctcagttccctttcgtgggaactatcgacacTACGTCGAATGaagtgatgggaaccctctgcattttgtgttcgtgaagcacctctgtatccaaccaatgaggaaacgtgacgtcagaggcgggtgacgtcacggaccaggaaactataaagcatacccagaacaaagaacgctagcttctgttgtctttagcaagcgctctctgtatcttgtgtgtcttatttggtgttgtttgtcttatcACATATAGATAATCatgatctcttcgtctgaggacaagagtatctcacaccaatccatatatttatatataaaaaagacacgtattatggcgagaaacagcagtAAAATGGGAGTGAGTATgcctctcgagggagctgtctgtgtgcactgtaaaaaatcacTCTCAGGACACTGTGCTCCAGTGTTCCCCGtggatcgggtcccgcttctgctgaggcaggGCGGAGGCACCATTCGTgaggttcacaaatggatctgacagaggggttagagacggtCGCCACCCTTTCTCTGCCTTCacctgccaggttcagtgcTGTCTCCaaggtggaagcacgctctgaggtttcttcccccgggttgaggcaccgatattcacatgtccagctctgaggaggtggatattgtgatatcgatctgaggatcaccacctcacagtcacacacatatcgtgtttcaaaatcacacgtttatAACAAATCATTCGTGAACAGCAGTTTGATTTTTCCCCTGTGCTACACTACAAAGCGAGTTGGGATACACACGATTTGTGTCGTTTgctgggagtggagcatgcacgtcagctcacaactgacagtgacagtgttcattcataaaaatgtccagaagaaaagtatgcactagcgggagttttttagctccactcctgttggctttattctcaagggaataaaagtctaatgCAAAGCTCGGATCTCAAAGTGGATTGAGTTTTCATTTAAGAATATAGCTCAGATCTCacgcttgccgaggcagcgcgtggattgggttttcattaaagaatatatggctcggatctcgcgttgcCAAGGCAGCACAtagattaagtctgcaagaaTGAATATACGGCTCGGGTCTTacgtttgccgaggctgcgcatatatcacgtgtccgtaattatgcatgtgtgtgtgtatgtatacagctatggaaaaaaaattaagacacttaacattgatttatgaacttggagtggtctcttaattttttccatagctgtatatgtatatatatttatatattaagggatctgagcagacgggagttccctttcgctctttccctaaaataccttgcgaattattacgagctataattcttttttgtattctaaatatattcagtctgttcaaaaatatatatttatacaagaactggctgcatttaatttgaggattaaatgaaatattgaatacattaaattctaaGAAatataaatgatgttttataaacgtagttcaggaggaacaagtccaataagatacccaatcattacatcatcttaatgattacgtcatctcaaccagctgtcaaccatctgtaatcaacgtatctacccaatcggcatgagttcaggcctgtatataatcaagtcaagtcaagtcaattcaaatttatttatatagcgctttttacaattgtaattgcttcaaagcagctttacatattagaagcacagaaaaaaaagagaagtggttaaaaataagctgtacaagcaaACTGAAGGTCTGCTGCAGCGGCCTGGCGCTGGAAGAAGGCCCGTTCCGTCGCGGGAAGAGGCGGCATTGCCAGAGACTCGAGCTTGGTGCTCGCCTGccttattgtcatttttctgtGACAGTAATGATTGAATGGGACTAAtcacagtcaaactcacccaaggaTCTTCGACAGTTTCCAGCATTTGGTCCCGCCCTAAGTTCCTAACATGTCTGAAGTCGCGTCAGATGAAGAATCTTTCATGGCAGGAATCTTTGCCACAATCCTCTGGCCTTAAGAACAATTTTTCTCCAATCCAACGGCATTATTTTGGAGGGGCGTCAGCCCAAACAAACGGGTCCCTACATGCCAAAACACCAAGGCCTGTCACCACGTCCGAATCATCCGCGATATCCTTCTGTGTATTTCCCTACTCTGGCCCATTCAATCATCatagaaaaatgacaataaggCAGCCGAGCACCAAGCTCGAGTCTCGGGCAATGCCGCCTCTTCCCGCGACGGAACGGGCATTCTTCCAGCGCCAGGCCGCCACAGCAGACCTTCATTAAacccagtgcccaaggaagtcgaccggaagttgaagtcggccgcgtgccgccatcttgtagcagaacttcacttgcgttagcatcccattgactcccattcattttggcgtcactttgacagcgaataacttcCCAGCAAACACAGTACGTTGTGACGACGTCGTCAGTTAGTCGTCATTTGGTCAGCGTGACATTACTTTGACAACGCGTGAGGACGTCGTGGTAATGTTCCATTTTTTAGAATCTTGGCTAACGTTCCAGAAACGTCGCGGGCACGTCCTCAAAAGACGTCGCTGGTTAATACCACGGAGAACGTTGTAGCGACGTGGTCCATAGGTCTCCTGATAACTTCAGATATTGCACTAAGCCAACGTTATGTTTGTTAATATGGCATTTGGATATTATGAGTAAATTTAATTGATTCAAGCTTTTTAAATGAATCGacatagttttatttatatttaagatATACCTacatattcataaaatatttgcCTGCAAAACTACCTAACATTTTACTTAATAAATTGTGATCATTCATATGTTTGTGAACAAGAGGTTTACTGAATGACAACGTTGTGAGGACGTCGTGGTaaagttccttttttttttttttttttaagaatcttGGCTAATGTTCCAGAAACGTCGCGGGCACGTTCTCAAAAGACGTCGCTGGTTAATCCCACGGAGAACGTTGTAGCGACGTGGTCCATTGGTCTCCTGATAACTTTCCAGATGTAACTTTTTGTGTTCACAATTTACAAAAGTTATACAATGGGAATGTACATGAATACATTTTctaaaccgtgtttttgttggaccctgaatcattatggtacacctagatagtgtttatattcggactattttagACCAGTCTGGTATGAACCGCTGCGGAGTAGCACAAATGCCTGCGTGACTCGTCATcgacataaacagagagaagtagctccggctacaatgttcttccgcaagatgcATGCCGTTCTGTGTAACCGTTAGAGCGCCACAAGTTATGGACATGTTtatattatgtgtttgtgaatgtaggagatttattggatggggcaCGCGCGAGACAAATTCGAAATTTTAAACGAGCAAGTCAAACGGACTTATGTAACGGTCGACTTCCAGCAGACGGACACGGAGTAAAAGGTAAGCCCTACAAATGTACTTTTATTCATCGTTTTTGCCCATGTGACACTAAATATCACTTGTGATGAGTAACGTAACGTTAATGTTAGTgcagtgtttttggttttctaaatgtatttttctaaatattacgTTTGGTTAATGTGCGCACGAGCGCTGTCCCCGTGAGGCGGTCTGAGGTAACGTTAAAATCTgcagttttatatattatattttttagttattttaagtgtaacgtTCACTGTTTAATGCTATAAACGGCAGAATAATCACTTATATTCGTTAAACGGCATCTGTAGTAGAGTGTTTGTTAATTTTAGACCCTGCCTGGCCTCCCTGAAGCTCATATGAACCATATTGAAAATCCAATAAAATCTGTATAAAACGATTAATCAGACACGGTTAATTACTTCACGATTTGTTTACTTAAATTCTTTGTAATGACAATGAACCAGACAAATCaatgatttagagttgtttataacaaaatattctcgttTGTCGCCACTTACTGGTTTAACGATAACGTTATATGTGGGTCTATTCATTCTAATAAATCtaacatacttttttattttcagcagcTGGAGGAAAGACAGCCTGTTCAGCAACAACAAGACAACAATGAGCATGCTGggtattaaattaatttctgaCTTATTCAGTACCAATAGATTTAAGGTCCTGGACTAATATTGCTGCTATCGGTATGTATGTAAcgttcagtcattaattacccttAATATACAACCACATATCATTTAGATAATCTCCAGGTGGACTGCATGGATCCAGGATCAAGAGATCATTCATCATGCAGACCATGTTCCAGGAGAAGCAGCGTATACTGGGTAACAACTATGCCTCATTTTTCCAATATCACTTAGGTAAGATTAAATGGATttaaagtgatttcaatcatgggTCATTTGTTTCAGGTCTGCTTGATCCTTTTGTTGTCCTGGATGTGAGAATATGGTCAAAATATGTGCCAATCAGCATCCAGCCATAAAATCAGCCTTCTCGTTAAAAGGCTCAGGAGGACAAACAGGTAATTCACAGGGTTGAATTTCACAAGTCAATTACTTACAGAGACAAGGAGATGTTAATAATTCTGAATTTGAGGGGTCAGCAATTTTACTACTTGATACATTTACACTTTTCATTTAATTCAGAATGAAATCATTGTGATTGATGAATCTGAATATAGTTgatgtgtacatttatttagaaatcggatttgatattttaaaatgcactgtCTGTCCAGAATTACAGACTTTCCAGCTTGTTCCAaagctgtatacatttcttctgttaaaaaccaccattgacttccatagttttttttgtttgtttttttctactatggaagtcaatgttggcccaaagcagcctggtaacaaactttctttaaaatattttatatagctttggaacaagctgagggtgagtaaatgatgatagaattttcattttttttttttttggtgaactatccctttaatttgacTGTGCAACTAGTCCGattacaaattaattattagGGTCCATGTAAATGCAGCTATTGTATAGTCCCAAATTATACACAATCACATTACATAGGCTGCTTGGCAACcctataactttttaaaatctgaaGCTATAGCAGCAACATTAGCTGTGTTTACATGGGCTCTAATAATCAGACTTTAATCAGACTAGTAGCACAGATGGAATAAAAAGTCACATGTAACCACATTAGTTGAAATGAATTGGCCGATAGGCATTTCATTCTGATTCAAAGGGCATGATTAAAgcttttttaaaatctgttcgATTTAAAACTGTTCGAATCAATTCAACTATCATATACAATCCAAAATCTTCTTCCTCTCATCATCTCATCCGCAAACGTCTTGTTTTGGGCGTTGAAAGGAGCATTTTTActgcttgataaatataaaCCGCATGGCACAAAGCTTAATCCCGCGATCCTCAACGGTGCTGAGACCATCGGAGCTGTAGTGCTGCACGCGGGGGTGAACGACACCAGGCTGCGGCAGACGGAGGTGCTGAAGCAGGACTTCAGAAGCCTGATCGAGACTGTACGAGCCACATCGCCCGCGACGAAGATCATCGTGTCCGGACCGCTTCCGACGTACCGACGAGGACATGAAAGGTTCAGTAGATTATTTGCTCTAAATGAATGGTTGATGTCTTGGTGTAATGAACAGAAGCTGCTCTTTGTAAATAATTGGAATCTTTTCTGGGAGCGTCCTAGGCTTTTCCGTGCTGATGGCCTGCACCCCAGCAGCATCGGAGCTGATCTTCTGTCAGAGAACATCTCCAAGACGCTTCGCACCATATGACTAGTAAGTCAAACCTCAAATCACAGCCTGTGTTCTGCCCACTTCATTGATAGAAATGTGAGTGTAGTACAGTCTATAGAAACTGTGTCTATTCCCCGAATAGTGaggtttaacaataaaaataaaggatctAGAAAAAAACCTAATCGTGATCAAACCAGATTTTTGTAAaattactgaacaaaaacaatctCTAAAGCTAGGGCTACTAAACATTAGATCGCTGACACCGAAGGCAGTTatcataaatgaaattatcacggATATTCTGCCCTCGTAAAAGAGTTCCCCTTCTTAACTAGGCAGATAGATAACTCCTTCCACAGGGACGTTGAATTAAAGCATGGATTTATTATGACCACCACTTCAAATATGTGGAACAGAGGAAAActgaaatacataaaaaatgaaaaaataagttTCTAAAGAACGTGCATTAAAGAAATTTAACAGTTCAAATAAGGGATAACTGCATATACTATACACATTAATAAAGCAGATGCATGTAACACTGTACTGAAAATAATCTCTCTAAATATGAAATTTGTCCTGAATAACATCACCAATAACAATATAAGATGATGATAACGTTCTTGTAAGCACTTGTAATACTTACAGACAAAGCTTCTTTAAACGATTGCAAAGATGATGAAAGGATTGAAAATAGCTGCTTTAACCGTGTGACTATCAGCATCAACTGAGTAAAACAAGATGGCTGCTATTAAGGTCAGAGGTTACTATCAAAAACATAGAATAGCACCACCTAGTGGCTCAAAAATTAAACTACACTAAAGTACACTGGAAACAGTACACTCCCCGTCTGGTATCTGGTAAGATGCCATCATTAAGCATAATAACATTTATCTATTCAGTCCCAGCAGACAGCAGTAAAACGACGTCCGATATAGGTCGCAGGAACACCTTAGACGATCCATCTTTGACCACTTTGACCTCAACTTTCCTTACTTTCCCATCTCTCCCGGGAAATGTCTCTAACACGATTCCCATTGGCCAGTCGTTCCTTTTCGCTTGAATGTTTTTCAGTAGCACAACATCTCCTACTTGGAGATTGGAGCTCTCATTCTGCCATTTTCTACGGTTTTGCAAGGTTGCGAGATATTCCTTTCTCCAGCGATTCCAGAATGTATTGGCCAAGCTTTGGACTTGCCTCCACTGACGAATGAAGAGGTCCCTTTCACCAAATTCTCCTGGTGGAGGAGGAACTGCGGAAGTCTTTTGAGTGAGTAAAGTTGCTGGAGTCAGAATGAAAGGAGCGTCTGGATCTGTAGAAACAGGTACCAGGGGACGAGCATTGACTATAGCTGTGACCTCAGCCATGAAGGTGGTCAAAACCTCATGGGATAATTTTGAAGGTCCAAGTTTTTGTAGCATAGATTCAAGGATCCGTCTTGAAACCCCGATCATACGTTCCCAACTCCCACCCATGTGAGATGAGTGAGGAGGGTTGAACACCCAAGAGCATCCACTGTCACTCAGATACTCTTGTACCCTTCTGTCTTCTGTGACTGACTCCATCTTCAACTTCTTGCATGCTCCAACAAAGTTGGTGCCACAGTCCGACCGCAACTGTTTTGCTGGACCTCGAACAGCAAAGAATCTGCGGAGAGCATTTATAAAGCTGGAGCTATCCATTGACTCTATGACTTCAATATGTATGGCCCTAGTGCTCATACATGTGAACAGCACTGCCCAGCGTTTTGAGTTTGCTTGTCCTCCTCTGGTTCGACGTGAGGTGACCATCCAAGGCCCGAAAACATCTAACCCTACATAGGAGAATGGAGGGTCCATACTGAGCCTTTCAGGAGGTAGGTCAGACATCTTCTGAGTCAAAATCTTTCCCCGCAGTCTGCGACACTGTAAACATTGAAAGATCACACTACTGATGCGTCTCTTACCACCTATAATCCAAAAACCAGCCTCTCTCAATGCACCCTCAGTGAAGATGCGCCCCTGATGTGCAACTTGTTTGTGATAATGTTGAATGAGTAGAGATGTGATGTGACAATGACCAGGGAGAATAAGAGGACACTGTTCGTCCCTCCCAAGGTTTGCTTGTGAAAGGCGTCCACCAACCCTGAGTAAGCCAGATTTATCAATGTAGGGGGATAGATTGAAGAGAGGACTTTGTTTGGAAATCACAGTGCCTACTTGAAGGCATTTCAGCTCCTCTGAGAAGGCTTCTGCTTGTACACTGTGGATAAGAATGGACTTGGCCTTTTCCAGATCTTGGACTGAGCAGGGCTTAACGCATATATGCCACCCCCTGCAAGTGCTCTTGCCGCTATCCTGCTTAAAGGAATGGGTTATGTGCACAAGTCTTGCTATTGCACGAGTTAGCGATCGCCAGCTTGAGAATCTTTCAAATCGTTTGGTGTCCAACTCCTTACTTGAAGTATGTGTAGCACAAGAAGTGACTTGGGGACGTACTTCAATGTCTTCTTCTGGGTCTATCATGCTGAAGAGACTAGTGTCAGTTTCAGGTGATGTCGTCGTAAACAAGAATTTTGGACCAGTCAACCACATACTATGGGGAAGGTCAGCTGCCAAAACTGATCTTGTGGCTTGGTCGGCAGGGTTTTGATCGGTAGGTACGTATTTCCACTGCTCAGGGCATGTAGATTGCCGTATCCTTTGCACCCTGTTGTTAACATACACATAAAACTTCCTGGATTCATTACAGATGTAGCCTAGGACAACCTTACTGTCAGAATAAAAAGTCACAGCATCCAGTTTGGTGTCGATCTCATCTTCAATTGTTTCAGCTATTTCTACAGCCAGAACAGCTGCGCACAGCTCAAGTCTGGGGACAGAGATCTCAGGGCGGGGGCTAGTTTAGCCTTGCCAAACATAAAACCAACTTCTACATTACCACTTGCATTGGTAACCCTGCTGTAAGCGACAGCTGCAATAGCATTTGTGGATGCATCACAGAAGACGCACATCTCTTTTCTTTGTGCTTGACAGAGAGAGATTGTAGCATACGTGCGGGGAATCTTGACATGCTCAAGCTCTTTTAATGACTCTCTCCAAACCTTCCATTCCTTAAATTTCTCGTCTGGTAGAGGTGTGTCCCAGTCACAAGACTCTGTGGTTAGCGCTCTGAGCAGGAGTCTGCCCTGAATTACGACAGGTGCAGCAAAGCCAAGTGGGTCAAACAAACTGTTGATCGTTGACAGAACCCCACGTCTGGTGTAAGGTCTCAACTGGTCTGCAACCTGGAAGATGAACATGTCTTCAGACATGTCCCAACTCACCCCCAAACTTCTCTGAACTGGTGGGAGGCCAGTGCTCAGATCTAGATTCCTTAACTCCTTTGCAAGATCTTCTGCAGGAAATGATTTCATAACTTCCACTTTATTGGAGGCAATCTTGTGAAGATGTAGATTAGACAGAGCCAGCATTTCCTGAGTGGCCTTGAGCAGCTTGATGGCTTCCTCTTCTGTGGAGAGAGAGATAAGGCCATCATCCACATAAAAATTCCTTTCCACAAAGTGCCTTGCCTCGGATCCATAGTCCTTTTCACCTGCGAGGGCAGCCCTCCTGAGCCCATATATGGCAACTGCTGGAGACGGACTATTACCAAATACATGCACTCGCATCTGGTACTCCAGCACCTTGTTGTCTAAGTCATTGTTGTCATACCAAAGGAAGCGCAGAAAGTTCCGATGCTCTTTTGCGACCACAAAGGAATGGAACATTTGCTGGATATCTGCCATCACTGCCACACGTTCCTTCCTGAACCGCAGCAGAACCCCCAAGAGGCTATTGTTTGCGTTAGGGCCAGTAAGGAGAACATCATTTAATGATACACCTTGATGTCGAGCACTAGAATCGAATACCACCCTTATCTGGCCGGGCTTCTTTGGATGGTACACCCCGAACATTGGCAGATACCAGCACTCTTCATTATTCTGCAATTGTGGTGCCAACTCTGCATGCTTATTCTCAAATATCTTACGCATAAAATCCACAAAGTGTTCCTTTACTTCGGGGTGTGTTTTTAGTTTGCGAGTCAGTAACGTGAGCCGGTTGTTGGCTTGAACCTTGTTATTTGGAAGGCGTTGCCGTGGGCTACGGAACGGAAGTGGGGCAACCCAGCTATTTGACTCATCCTGATGGAATTCTCTTTCCATAATCTTCAGGAAGGCAAGATCATCCATAGAGGGAGCTGGTTTATCGTCATACTTTGTGTGGCAGAAAACTGACTCTCCTATCGGACATTCATTATGCATCAGCAAACTGCTCTGTTTAGGGTTCAGAGTGGAGGATTTCTGTGGCTCATTGTGAAGATTGAAAAAGTCCTTTACATGCATACTGTTTGGACATGGACTCATGTAGCTGGGGCGCCCATTTCCTAAAATATGAGTTTTGAAAACATCAACTGATGAAGGCTTGTGAGCTCCGTTAAGGCATACATCTCCAACTATCACCCACCCAAGGGCCAACCTCTGTGCAAAGGGAGCATATTGTGGTCCGTTGCATTGCTCCAGCACCTTGTGTGCCTGAATGAGGTCTCTTCCGAGAAGAAGCAAAATTTTGGCCTTTGGATCTAGACATGGAATCTTGGAGGCTACTGATTTTAAGTGGTTGTGGTATTTTGCAGCCTCTGGAGTAGGAATCTCTGCTCTGTTGTTTGGGATGAGGTTGCATTCAATAAGTGATGGAAGAGCAAGGCGTGTCTGTTCATCAAAAGACTCCACCATAAAACCTTCAGCTCTACGCCCTTCAGCTTCTGTGATGCCTGCACACGTCCTAAGTGTGTAAGGTGCTGTATTGTCTGCAACATTAAACATCTCGAAGAAGGCAGATCTTGCCAGAGATCTATTACTCTGATCATCTATGATTGCATAAACCTTTTGTTTGTTCTGAGGCTCACCTTTTGGATACACATTTACCAGGCAGATCTTTGAGCAGGATTTTCCGCTGCTATGATCTCCACATACTTGTGTGCAGGTGGATGTGGCGACTGGGGAAGGAGGCTCTTCTTGCTCCCCGCCATAGTTTGTAGAGGGATTGGTATCCTCCTTTTTTGACCAGGGGGCTGGGCCATTGTGAAGTGCGGCTATATGCTTGTTGCTGTCGCATTCAGAGCACTGGATTATTGCCTTACAGTCTTTTGCCTGGTGTGTAGTTGAGGAGCAGCATCTAAAACATATCGAGTTCTCTCTGAGGTAAGCTTTGCGTTCCTGCAAAGTCTTTTCCCTGAAACCTCTACACTTTCTAAGGGGATGTGGCTTTTTATGGATTGGACATTGTCTGTTGAGGTTGTCACTTGCCTTGTTAGATTCATCCCTTTGTGTGGCATTGTCTATTTCTGTTTTGTGAACGGTGATGGTAGTTCTGATTGCCTTTGTTGAAAATCTATCTCCTTTAAATGATGTAGCATTATGCATACTCATGTTAAAGCTGTGATCATTTCTCATGCGGGCCTCACAACAAATGAAATCGCAAAAGAATGAAAAGGGGGAAGCTGACACCATACTCATGCTTGTAACGAGTTCCCTGCAACATCCATTTCTCTTGTAGACTGTATGGGAGTTTCTCTAGAATGGAGCTGATGCCTCGTGCAGTATCCAGGAAGGTCAAGCCAGGTAGATAGCCTTCAGTTTTGGCTGCCCGCAACTCAAGAAGTAGGTCTCCTAGCTCTCTGAGACGTAGAGGGTCTTTGTTAGACAGCTTTGGGAAACGTTCAAGTTTGTTAAAGAGAGCTGCCTCAATGGCTTCGGCAGAGCCATAGCATTCCTCCAGCCGTGACCAGACCATGCCGAGGCCAATGTCTGGATGATTGATGTGGACTGATCTGATGCGCCTTGCTTGTTCAGTAGAATCTGGGCCAAGCCATTGTATAAGTAAGTCTAGTTCTTCACTAGGCTTAAGATCAAGTCCCTCAATAGCATTGCAAAAGCTGGACTTCCAGGCCCAATAGTTCTCCGGCTTATCATTAAATCTTGAAAGTCCACCTGTCAGAAGATCACGGCGAGCCAGGAACTTTGCAAGCTCAAACACATCTGAGCGAGCAGTATGAGACTCCTTGTGATGAGAGGGTGAGCAGCTTGTCAATTTAATGTTGTGTCTAGGAGACGATGCATCATGTAATGCAGAATTAAACTGTGATGTGT
The nucleotide sequence above comes from Chanodichthys erythropterus isolate Z2021 chromosome 7, ASM2448905v1, whole genome shotgun sequence. Encoded proteins:
- the LOC137022641 gene encoding uncharacterized protein; this translates as MWLTGPKFLFTTTSPETDTSLFSMIDPEEDIEVRPQVTSCATHTSSKELDTKRFERFSSWRSLTRAIARLVHITHSFKQDSGKSTCRGWHICVKPCSVQDLEKAKSILIHSVQAEAFSEELKCLQVGTVISKQSPLFNLSPYIDKSGLLRVGGRLSQANLGRDEQCPLILPGHCHITSLLIQHYHKQVAHQGRIFTEGALREAGFWIIGGKRRISSVIFQCLQCRRLRGKILTQKMSDLPPERLSMDPPFSYVGLDVFGPWMVTSRRTRGGQANSKRWAVLFTCMSTRAIHIEVIESMDSSSFINALRRFFAVRGPAKQLRSDCGTNFVGACKKLKMESVTEDRRVQEYLSDSGCSWVFNPPHSSHMGGSWERMIGVSRRILESMLQKLGPSKLSHEVLTTFMAEVTAIVNARPLVPVSTDPDAPFILTPATLLTQKTSAVPPPPGEFGERDLFIRQWRQVQSLANTFWNRWRKEYLATLQNRRKWQNESSNLQVGDVVLLKNIQAKRNDWPMGIVLETFPGRDGKVRKVEVKVVKDGSSKVFLRPISDVVLLLSAGTE